A genomic window from Streptomyces sp. HUAS YS2 includes:
- the gntD gene encoding guanitoxin biosynthesis L-enduracididine beta-hydroxylase GntD, with product MERLTLDAAEINAVDEILDAVEAEFATLDSEDALHRATLLAHELPRRIRHHLNAFRLEQLSGVLCISGYQVDEKRLGRTPAHWRGQAEPSPSHREELLLMMYSSLIGDPFCWATQQDGRLIHDIVPIQGHEYEQLGSSSKELLTWHTEDAFHPLRGDFLSFACLRNPYQAATTVGYADDLRLPDDVRDVLFEKRFTIRPDESHFSKNNSAADADTFEDIEKMQTNPEPLAVLFGDPDRPYVRADPYFMDVPEDDDKAAFALEALCKAMDEAMFDLVLESGDFCFLDNFRVVHGRKPFTARHDGTDRWLKRINVTGDLRKSRAARDARAIRAGA from the coding sequence ATGGAACGACTGACCCTCGACGCGGCGGAAATCAACGCCGTCGACGAAATCCTCGACGCCGTCGAAGCAGAGTTCGCGACCCTCGATTCCGAGGACGCGTTACACCGCGCCACCCTCCTCGCCCACGAACTGCCCCGCCGGATCAGGCACCACCTCAACGCGTTCCGGCTGGAACAGCTCTCCGGAGTGCTGTGCATATCCGGCTACCAGGTGGACGAGAAGCGCCTCGGACGCACCCCCGCGCACTGGCGCGGACAGGCGGAACCGTCGCCCAGCCACCGTGAGGAACTCCTCCTCATGATGTACAGCTCCCTGATCGGCGACCCCTTCTGCTGGGCGACCCAGCAGGACGGACGACTGATCCACGACATCGTCCCGATCCAGGGACACGAGTACGAACAGCTCGGCTCCAGCAGCAAGGAACTCCTCACCTGGCACACCGAGGACGCCTTCCACCCGCTCAGGGGCGACTTCCTCTCGTTCGCCTGCCTCAGGAACCCCTACCAGGCGGCCACCACCGTCGGATACGCCGACGACCTGCGCCTGCCCGACGACGTCCGGGACGTCCTCTTCGAGAAGCGGTTCACCATCCGCCCCGACGAGTCCCACTTCAGCAAGAACAACTCCGCCGCCGACGCGGACACGTTCGAGGACATCGAGAAGATGCAGACCAACCCCGAGCCGCTGGCCGTGCTCTTCGGCGACCCGGACCGGCCCTACGTCCGCGCCGACCCGTACTTCATGGACGTACCCGAGGACGACGACAAGGCGGCCTTCGCCCTCGAGGCGCTGTGCAAGGCCATGGACGAGGCCATGTTCGACCTCGTCCTCGAAAGCGGCGACTTCTGCTTCCTCGACAACTTCCGCGTCGTCCACGGCCGCAAGCCGTTCACCGCACGCCACGACGGCACGGACCGCTGGCTCAAGCGCATCAACGTCACCGGCGACCTGCGCAAATCACGCGCCGCCCGCGACGCCAGGGCGATCCGAGCGGGAGCCTGA
- a CDS encoding alpha/beta fold hydrolase, with product MPHVFTNGIRLAYERSGRGERVLMIMGSSASGRVWTLHQTPALNAAGYQTITVDNRGIAPSDIPPGKYTLDDMVADTQGLIEALDAAPCRIVGVSLGAMIAQELAIRAPHLVRCAVLIATKSRSDVTRAALGAADRALLQSGATQPADHQAAMLALQMLSPATLNDDKAVSLWLETFRLSGGESSVGQSWIDTDADRREALREVSAPCRVIAFSDDFITPPHLAAEVAEAIPDCDYVEIPKSGHFGYLERPDEVNAAIIEFLDKH from the coding sequence ATGCCGCACGTATTCACCAACGGCATTCGGCTTGCCTACGAACGGTCGGGCCGCGGTGAACGGGTCCTCATGATCATGGGGTCCTCAGCCTCGGGACGGGTCTGGACCCTGCACCAGACCCCCGCGCTGAACGCGGCCGGCTACCAGACCATCACGGTCGACAACCGGGGGATCGCCCCCTCGGACATCCCCCCGGGGAAGTACACCCTCGATGACATGGTCGCGGACACCCAGGGCCTCATCGAGGCCCTGGATGCGGCGCCCTGCCGCATCGTGGGTGTCTCCCTGGGGGCGATGATCGCGCAGGAACTGGCGATCCGCGCGCCGCATCTGGTCAGGTGCGCCGTGCTGATCGCCACCAAATCGCGCTCCGATGTCACTCGTGCCGCGCTGGGAGCAGCCGACCGGGCCCTGCTGCAGAGCGGAGCGACGCAGCCCGCCGATCACCAGGCGGCCATGTTGGCGCTGCAGATGCTCTCTCCGGCCACGCTCAACGACGACAAGGCCGTCTCGCTGTGGCTGGAGACATTCCGGCTCTCGGGCGGCGAAAGCTCGGTCGGGCAGTCCTGGATCGACACGGACGCCGACCGCCGAGAAGCACTGCGGGAAGTGTCCGCGCCCTGTCGCGTCATCGCATTCAGCGACGACTTCATCACCCCGCCCCATCTCGCGGCCGAGGTCGCCGAAGCGATCCCCGACTGCGATTACGTGGAAATTCCCAAGAGCGGTCACTTCGGATACCTGGAACGTCCTGACGAGGTGAACGCGGCAATCATCGAATTCCTGGACAAGCACTAG
- a CDS encoding ABC transporter ATP-binding protein, whose translation MRLSFLVGASALSALVTAASPLLFGMVIDKGIVPGKMDIVVWVAGALLALALVDALTQYFQAKLSAQIGEGLVYDLRTQVFRHVQAQPIGFFTRAQTGSLVSRLNTDVIGAQQAITVLMAETVNTVLTLILILGAMFYLSWQLSLVALLIVPLFLIPGKAVGRRMQHLARGSMQLNAEMGSLMNERFNVAGAMLNKLFGSPARETAYFSERARAVRDIGVKTNVTAQMLGIIMGVTASVTLALLFGFGGALVVKDVIAVGTLVSLVTLVGRLYTPIQQLSSVQANAMTALVSFDRVFEILDLDPLVKERPGAVDLPSGTTGAAPEVHFDSVSFRYPSADEVALASLESTDLGGPERDEEGWVLDGISFRAPAGKLTALVGRSGAGKTTITNLMPRFYDPVSGTVRIDGHDLRDLTTQSLQDTIGVVTQDAHLFHDTIRANLLYARTDATEPELIEACRAAQVWGVVESLPNGLDTVVGDRGFRLSGGEKQRIALARLLLKAPPVVVLDEATAHLDAESEVAIQRALKSALQGRTSVVIAHRLSTIREADQILVIDDGQVRESGTHEQLLAAGDLYADLYHTQFARQATENGEVVLGSTAGPVS comes from the coding sequence TTGCGGCTTTCCTTTCTCGTAGGTGCCTCCGCGCTCAGCGCACTCGTCACCGCGGCAAGTCCGCTGCTCTTCGGTATGGTCATCGACAAGGGCATCGTGCCGGGCAAGATGGACATCGTCGTCTGGGTCGCCGGCGCGCTTCTCGCGCTCGCACTGGTCGACGCCCTGACACAGTATTTCCAGGCGAAACTCTCCGCCCAGATCGGCGAAGGGCTCGTCTACGACCTGCGCACCCAGGTCTTCCGGCACGTTCAGGCGCAGCCGATCGGATTCTTCACCCGCGCCCAGACCGGATCCCTCGTCAGCCGATTGAACACCGACGTCATCGGGGCCCAGCAGGCCATCACCGTGCTGATGGCCGAGACGGTGAACACCGTACTGACCCTGATCCTGATCCTCGGCGCGATGTTCTACCTTTCCTGGCAGCTCAGCCTCGTGGCCCTGCTGATCGTCCCGCTCTTCCTGATCCCGGGTAAGGCCGTCGGCCGGCGCATGCAGCACCTCGCCCGCGGCAGCATGCAACTCAACGCGGAGATGGGCTCGTTGATGAACGAGCGCTTCAACGTCGCGGGTGCCATGCTCAACAAGCTGTTCGGAAGCCCGGCCCGCGAAACGGCCTACTTCTCCGAACGGGCCCGCGCAGTACGGGACATCGGCGTGAAGACCAACGTCACCGCCCAGATGCTCGGCATCATCATGGGGGTCACCGCCTCCGTGACGCTCGCCCTGCTCTTCGGCTTCGGCGGCGCCCTGGTCGTCAAGGACGTCATCGCCGTCGGCACCCTGGTCTCCCTCGTCACGCTCGTCGGCCGGCTCTACACACCGATCCAGCAGCTGTCCAGCGTCCAGGCCAACGCCATGACCGCCCTCGTCAGCTTCGACCGGGTCTTCGAGATCCTCGACCTCGACCCGCTCGTCAAGGAACGACCCGGTGCGGTCGACCTGCCCTCCGGCACCACCGGAGCGGCACCGGAAGTGCACTTCGACAGCGTCTCGTTCCGCTACCCCTCCGCCGACGAAGTCGCGCTGGCCTCCCTGGAGTCCACCGACCTCGGCGGCCCGGAGCGGGACGAAGAGGGCTGGGTCCTCGACGGCATCAGCTTCCGTGCCCCCGCAGGGAAACTGACCGCCCTCGTCGGCCGCTCGGGCGCCGGCAAGACGACCATCACGAACCTGATGCCCCGGTTCTACGATCCCGTCTCCGGAACCGTACGCATCGACGGCCACGACCTCCGCGACCTCACCACGCAGTCCCTCCAGGACACGATCGGCGTGGTCACCCAGGACGCCCACCTGTTCCACGACACCATCCGGGCCAACCTGCTCTACGCCCGCACCGACGCCACCGAGCCGGAGCTCATCGAGGCGTGCCGGGCCGCACAGGTCTGGGGAGTCGTCGAATCGCTCCCCAACGGCCTGGACACCGTGGTGGGCGACCGCGGATTCCGCCTGTCGGGCGGAGAGAAGCAACGCATCGCCCTCGCCCGACTGCTCCTGAAGGCGCCCCCCGTGGTCGTCCTCGACGAAGCCACCGCGCACCTGGACGCCGAGTCCGAGGTCGCCATTCAACGCGCGCTCAAGTCCGCGCTCCAGGGCCGTACGTCCGTGGTGATCGCCCACAGGCTCTCCACCATCCGCGAGGCCGACCAGATCCTCGTCATCGACGACGGACAGGTCCGCGAAAGCGGCACGCACGAGCAGCTGCTGGCGGCCGGCGACCTCTACGCCGACCTCTACCACACACAGTTCGCCCGGCAGGCCACGGAGAACGGCGAAGTGGTGCTCGGCAGCACTGCCGGCCCCGTCAGCTGA
- a CDS encoding response regulator transcription factor, translated as MTYPPTPIRVVVADDHLVVRAGFAALLDSQPEFTIVETVTNGVDAVRVCREVSPDVILMDIRMPEMDGIEATRQLLGDAPDGAEVPRVLILTTFDLDEYVYDALRAGASGFLLKDATAERLFDAVRVVAAGEALLDPGVTRRLISEFTKTPARTAPAKPSPTLETLTARETEVLLLVAEGMSNGEIAARLHVTEETVKSHVSRTLTKLGLRDRTQAVITAYETGLVVPGLRRTD; from the coding sequence ATGACCTACCCGCCGACACCGATCCGCGTCGTCGTCGCGGACGACCACCTGGTCGTCCGCGCCGGCTTCGCCGCCCTTCTCGACTCCCAGCCCGAATTCACCATCGTCGAGACCGTCACCAACGGCGTCGACGCGGTCCGGGTCTGCCGCGAAGTGTCCCCGGACGTCATCCTCATGGACATCCGCATGCCCGAGATGGACGGCATAGAGGCCACCCGGCAGCTCCTCGGCGACGCGCCCGACGGCGCGGAGGTGCCCCGCGTCCTCATCCTGACGACGTTCGACCTGGACGAGTACGTCTACGACGCGCTGCGCGCCGGAGCCAGCGGCTTCCTGCTCAAGGACGCCACCGCCGAGCGGCTCTTCGACGCCGTCCGCGTCGTCGCCGCCGGCGAGGCCCTGCTCGACCCGGGGGTCACCCGCCGGCTGATCAGCGAGTTCACGAAGACGCCCGCCAGGACGGCCCCCGCCAAGCCCTCGCCGACCCTCGAGACGCTCACGGCCCGGGAGACCGAGGTCCTGCTGCTCGTCGCCGAAGGCATGTCCAACGGGGAGATCGCCGCCCGCCTCCACGTCACGGAGGAGACGGTGAAGTCACACGTCAGCCGCACACTGACCAAACTCGGCCTGCGGGACCGCACCCAGGCCGTCATCACGGCGTACGAAACGGGCCTCGTCGTCCCGGGATTGCGCCGCACCGACTAG
- a CDS encoding MbtH family protein encodes MRTVTFDFENAEARFKVLINHEEQYSIWPADLAVPGGWTDTGVCASKADCDAYLEETWTDMRPKSLRIALDGE; translated from the coding sequence ATGCGCACCGTCACATTCGACTTCGAGAACGCCGAAGCCCGATTCAAGGTCCTCATCAACCACGAGGAGCAGTACTCGATCTGGCCGGCCGACCTGGCGGTCCCCGGCGGCTGGACCGACACGGGCGTGTGCGCCTCGAAGGCCGACTGCGATGCCTACCTGGAGGAGACCTGGACCGACATGCGGCCCAAGAGCCTCCGCATCGCCCTCGACGGCGAATAG
- a CDS encoding ornithine cyclodeaminase, with protein MIQLTDADVDELIETVDVVAAVREVFLAHAEQRTVLPEESCLRWTNDQGESCRSLNMPGLVEIDGRRFAGTKIINASLGNPDRGLARAEGVVLLFDLTTARPVCIMPAARVSATRTAAVSILAAELSWARPTRSVAVVGTGALADAHLALALRRWPSLRTVRLHDRVPERAALLAERLRAAHPDVAFDVTATAEQAVREAELVIPATTTTTGYIPAEWIAEGAVVVNVSLDDLLPDVFTTADKVIVDDWSLVAADTTRLLGRMHRAGDVLPPPRARADDEDRPHTVAVAAELCDIISGTASPRTSDTDRVVINPFGMSLHDVAVAGKLHTAHLGTTPSPLAGAAVT; from the coding sequence GTGATTCAGCTCACCGATGCTGATGTGGACGAACTCATCGAGACCGTCGATGTCGTAGCCGCCGTACGCGAGGTCTTCCTGGCACACGCGGAACAGCGCACGGTGCTCCCGGAGGAGAGCTGCCTGCGATGGACCAACGACCAGGGTGAGTCCTGCCGCAGCCTCAACATGCCCGGCCTCGTCGAGATCGACGGCAGACGATTCGCCGGCACGAAGATCATCAACGCGAGTCTGGGCAACCCGGACCGCGGCCTGGCCCGCGCCGAAGGCGTCGTCCTCCTCTTCGACCTCACCACCGCCCGGCCGGTCTGCATCATGCCCGCGGCCCGCGTGTCGGCCACCCGCACCGCGGCCGTGAGCATCCTCGCGGCCGAGCTCAGCTGGGCCCGCCCCACCCGCTCCGTCGCCGTCGTGGGCACCGGAGCGCTCGCCGACGCCCATCTCGCTCTCGCGCTGCGCCGATGGCCTTCTCTGCGGACCGTCCGGCTCCACGACCGGGTCCCCGAGCGGGCGGCGCTCCTCGCCGAACGCCTCCGGGCCGCCCACCCCGACGTCGCCTTCGACGTCACCGCCACGGCCGAGCAGGCCGTACGCGAAGCGGAACTGGTCATCCCGGCCACGACGACGACCACCGGATACATCCCCGCGGAATGGATCGCGGAAGGGGCCGTGGTCGTCAACGTTTCCCTGGACGACCTGCTCCCCGACGTGTTCACGACCGCCGACAAGGTCATCGTGGACGACTGGAGTCTCGTCGCGGCCGACACCACCCGGCTGCTCGGCAGGATGCACCGCGCCGGCGACGTACTGCCGCCGCCGCGCGCCCGCGCCGACGACGAGGACCGCCCCCACACCGTGGCGGTCGCCGCCGAACTCTGCGACATCATCAGCGGCACCGCCTCGCCCCGCACGTCCGACACCGACCGCGTCGTGATCAACCCGTTCGGGATGTCACTGCACGACGTGGCGGTCGCCGGCAAGCTCCACACAGCACACCTCGGCACGACGCCGTCTCCCCTCGCGGGAGCCGCCGTGACGTGA
- the vioD gene encoding capreomycidine synthase — MRLRPAPLEDWLRESYFTADIDISSSGVHSYSMAELRELTALRHEDLDRLVFDDGYSLGAPAVRAAVARHTGDVDPDRVMTTSGSGEALALVMSALLQAGDEVVVVRPGYHLLVEYATAIGCTIKDWRLDPEQGWQPSLDELAGLVTERTKAIIVNFPQNPTGTTVTEDELHGIVALARKAGAWLLWDGAFRDLTYGTPPLPDVTTLYERAVSFGSFSKAFGLPGLRFGWCVAPPELLTDCVHIRDYTTLHVSPLNELLAQAVLENASSFIRPRLDQAHANRALLLDWAAAHSDLVALTEPAGGVSAFPRLIDVPDVDAFCDALFKKHGVLVIPGSCFDSPQHIRVGFGGRTEQLTAGLERLGDALKETRH, encoded by the coding sequence ATGAGACTCCGGCCCGCACCGCTGGAGGACTGGCTTCGCGAGTCCTACTTCACCGCCGACATCGACATCAGCTCCAGCGGCGTCCACTCGTACTCCATGGCGGAACTCCGCGAGCTCACCGCGCTGCGCCACGAAGACCTCGACCGGCTGGTCTTCGACGACGGCTACTCCCTCGGCGCCCCCGCCGTACGGGCCGCCGTCGCCCGGCACACCGGAGACGTCGACCCGGACCGCGTCATGACGACGAGCGGCTCCGGCGAAGCACTCGCCCTCGTGATGTCCGCCCTGCTCCAGGCCGGCGACGAGGTCGTCGTCGTCCGGCCCGGATACCACCTGCTCGTCGAGTACGCGACCGCCATCGGCTGCACCATCAAGGACTGGCGTCTCGACCCGGAGCAAGGCTGGCAGCCCTCCCTGGACGAGCTTGCCGGCCTGGTCACCGAGCGGACCAAGGCGATCATCGTCAACTTCCCGCAGAACCCCACCGGCACCACCGTCACCGAGGACGAGCTGCACGGCATCGTCGCCCTCGCACGCAAAGCCGGCGCGTGGCTCCTGTGGGACGGCGCCTTCCGCGACCTCACCTACGGCACGCCGCCGCTGCCCGACGTCACCACGCTCTACGAGCGGGCCGTCAGCTTCGGCAGCTTCTCAAAGGCGTTCGGACTCCCCGGACTCCGCTTCGGCTGGTGCGTCGCGCCCCCCGAGCTCCTGACGGACTGCGTCCACATCCGCGACTACACCACGCTCCACGTGTCGCCGCTCAACGAACTGCTCGCCCAGGCCGTACTGGAGAACGCCTCGTCGTTCATCCGGCCGCGGCTCGACCAGGCGCACGCCAACCGCGCACTCCTGCTCGACTGGGCCGCCGCCCACTCCGACCTGGTGGCGCTCACCGAGCCGGCCGGCGGCGTCAGCGCGTTCCCCCGGCTCATCGACGTACCCGACGTCGACGCCTTCTGCGACGCACTGTTCAAGAAGCACGGCGTACTCGTCATCCCCGGATCGTGCTTCGACAGCCCCCAGCACATCCGCGTCGGCTTCGGCGGTCGCACGGAGCAGCTGACCGCGGGCCTCGAACGGCTCGGAGACGCCCTGAAGGAGACGCGTCACTGA
- a CDS encoding sensor histidine kinase, whose amino-acid sequence MNRASAWRESWTGVLRTASVLPRNAVFIATLCGLAIAESLAELVAERGSIPRMFAATSQHATENGSTGSIQLAMVIGLLCLCTALPLALLRPVLAGLTVTAASFGSLTIFHTLTLAGFAAQLIAQYRLGRCGHPLAAMLFTTPFLALALTGPTDPDYRVRTVLLAALVPIAAFAGLARRARESDRERDATREVMAGSQWENAAREERARIVRELHDVVGHHVSMIAVQAETARVATPGMPAAGSERLLSIGDTARAALTEMRRLLGVLRDDDEPPSGGERRPQPDLTQLDDLLDEARKATTATIRLILSGTPRPMGPGIELAAYRIVQESLTNARKHAMGAPVDVQLHYAHDALHVHIRDNGPGTPPAAPGGGYGLLGMRERVAAVGGQISTGPADAGGFVVEASFPAKPERTP is encoded by the coding sequence GTGAACCGTGCGAGTGCCTGGCGTGAGAGCTGGACCGGAGTGCTGCGGACAGCCTCGGTCCTCCCACGCAACGCCGTGTTCATCGCGACGCTGTGCGGGCTCGCGATCGCCGAATCGCTCGCCGAGCTCGTCGCCGAGCGGGGATCGATCCCCCGCATGTTCGCCGCCACCTCCCAGCACGCGACCGAGAACGGCAGCACCGGCAGCATCCAACTCGCCATGGTCATCGGGCTCTTATGCCTGTGCACCGCCCTGCCGCTGGCCCTCCTGAGACCCGTCCTCGCCGGCCTCACGGTCACCGCGGCGAGCTTCGGCTCCCTCACCATCTTCCACACGCTGACACTCGCCGGCTTCGCCGCCCAGCTGATCGCCCAGTACCGACTCGGCCGCTGCGGACACCCACTCGCGGCGATGCTCTTCACCACACCGTTCCTCGCCCTGGCACTCACCGGACCCACCGACCCCGACTACCGCGTGCGCACCGTCCTCCTCGCCGCACTGGTCCCGATCGCCGCCTTCGCCGGGCTCGCCCGCCGCGCACGAGAATCCGACCGGGAACGCGACGCCACACGCGAAGTCATGGCCGGCAGCCAATGGGAGAACGCCGCCCGCGAGGAGCGCGCCCGCATCGTCCGCGAACTCCACGACGTCGTCGGCCACCACGTCTCCATGATCGCCGTACAGGCCGAGACCGCCCGCGTGGCCACCCCCGGCATGCCCGCCGCAGGCAGCGAGCGGCTGCTCAGCATCGGCGACACCGCCCGCGCGGCCCTCACGGAGATGCGCCGCCTGCTCGGCGTACTCCGCGACGACGACGAACCCCCCAGCGGCGGCGAACGCAGGCCGCAACCCGACCTCACCCAACTCGACGACCTGCTCGACGAGGCCCGCAAGGCCACCACCGCCACCATCCGCCTCATCCTCAGCGGCACCCCGCGCCCCATGGGCCCCGGAATCGAGCTGGCCGCCTACCGCATTGTCCAGGAGTCCCTCACCAACGCCCGCAAGCACGCCATGGGCGCGCCCGTCGACGTGCAACTGCACTACGCCCACGACGCCCTGCACGTCCACATCCGCGACAACGGCCCCGGAACGCCGCCCGCGGCGCCGGGCGGCGGCTACGGGCTGCTCGGCATGCGGGAACGGGTCGCCGCCGTCGGCGGCCAGATCAGTACAGGTCCGGCGGACGCCGGTGGATTCGTCGTCGAAGCCAGTTTCCCCGCCAAGCCAGAACGGACCCCATGA